CTAAATCCCCAACTTCCCGAGTGTAATTACCCCTTTAAAGCTCTTGCTGGAGTGGGAGTGGTTTTGATGCTCATTAGGTATTTAGCAAAAAAATGGGAACACCACATAGATCCGGCCAGTTATTTTTGGGCTGCGGTTGGCTCAATTGCCGATAAAGTACCAATGATAGGCATTAACCGTATTATTGTACGTTATGTATTGGAGAACTTTGAACAAACCCAGGATCAAACAGTGCAGTTCTTGTTACGTAATTATAGCAGAGTAAATACATATACAGATGTGTTCAATTTCATTACATATACTTCACGTTTGATTGCCAATGGGAGGGAAGAGGCCGGACAACATACAGCTTTGCGCTTTATATTACAGTTATCGGATGCAAAAGCACAATTGTTTGAGCGCCTCGAATCACAGAAGAATCTGTGGGAGAGAGAGCTGAACAGAGTATTCGGATTTTTAGAGACTCTTTCTGAGGATTTTGTGGGTAATTTTTTTGTTTATTATGACGATGATGGAGTAATACCATATTCACTTTTAGGCACAGCTTCTACATTTATTGTAAACAGACTTGGTATTCCCACCATAATGCTTAAGCATCATAATGGCAATATGGTTTGTGAAGGGCGTTGTGGGGAAGGATTTAATATGGTTGAAGCATTTACTCATTGCAAAGACCATCTGATTCAATTTGGTGGTCATGCCAAAGCAGCTGGTTTCACCATGTTGCCATCGGCATACGATAACTTCTTGGAGTGTTTCAATGCCTATCTATCGGATAACTTTATTATCTCAGAAGAGGTAAGTGAATTAAACTATGAAGCTGAGTGCAGAATTGAAGATATGGATAATCTAACGTGGCAAAGCATGGAGTTATTGCTGCCGTGGGGACAAAAAAACCATGAGCCTATGCTTCTTATAAAAGCATTGAAACAAACAGATTTAAATGGCAATTGGAATTTGGACAGCGGCAGTTTACATCTGCCTCGCGAGAAAGCCTGTGATTGTATAGCGCTGTGGCGCTCAGCGAATCAAATCCGAATATTAAAAATTCTAGATTCTTAACAATATGGGAAGCCTTGGCGAAACCCTGAGAAAGTCCATACACCTTAGTTCCCTTGTGATACCTTTGGGCTATCGTTATATTTTGGGTTACAATCGTCGGATTGCTTTCGTAATATTATTAGCCGCATTAGTAATTAGCTTGGTTATTGAGTTTCACCGTTTTTGGCAACGTAGCTTTAGAAAGACTTTTCATCGATTGTTTGGTATGATCCTAAGAAAACATGAACTAAATGATTTTACTGGTGCAACATATTTATTGGTAGCAAGCTTGTTATGCGTGGCTTTTTTTGATGAACCTATAGCCGCAGCATCTATAGCATTCTTAAGTATAGGAGACACATTTGCTGCTCTTATAGGCATAAACTTTGGCAAACGCAGGTTTTTGCGAAATGGTAAGAGCTTAGAAGGCAGCTTGGCATGTTTTGCATCTTGCGCTATTTTTGGTTTGTGGTGGCTGCCCAATCCATGGATGGCAATCATTGGAGCATTGGCTGCTACTGCTTCCGAATTGTGCAAGATTCCCTTGGATGATAATATCAAGATTCCCGTTGGTTCGGCTTTAGCGATGACAATTACGAGCCTATTCATATAAATGAGGCAAATATGCTGATATCATTTGTAATTCCCGTTTTAAACGAAGAAGATTCACTTTCCCAGCTTTATACTGAAATATTGGCTAATATCCATGATCATGATTATGAGATTATTCTTATAGATGATGGTTCTACTGATGGTAGTTTTGGCATCATGAGTCAGTTAGCCACTAATGACAAAAATGTAAGGGTCATAAAGTTTAGACGTAATTTTGGAAAAGCAGCTGCCCTTCAACAAGGATTTGAGCTTGCTATTGGTGATGTAGTCTTTACTATAGATGCCGATTTGCAAGATAATCCGGTGGAAATTCCGGCTTTTTTGCAAAAGATTGATGAGGGTTATGATATGGTTTCGGGATGGAAGAAAAAGCGACAAGATCCACTACATAAAAGAATTCCATCAAAACTCTTTAACAGTGTAACTGCTCGTACATTCAAGCTTAAACTCAAGGATTATAATTGCGGATTTAAGGCATACAGGAATGAAGTAGTTAAAGAATTAAATCTATATGGCGAGATGCATCGCTATATACCGGCCTTGGTAGATTCTTTGGGCTTTCGGGTAACCGAAATTGCCGTACAACACAGAGCTAGAAAATATGGACACAGCAAGTATGGATTAGAACGCTATTTAAGGGGTTTTTTTGACCTGCTTACGGTAAGAATGGTAACACATTACATAAAGAGTCCATTGTATCTATTTGGTAGAGTTGGGCTTATATCGTGTTTAATGGGTACGGGTATTACGGTATATCTTGCGATAATGAAGATATTTTGGGGCATGGCTTTATCGAACAGACCATTGCTACTATTAGGTATTTTAATGATTCTTGGAGGATTACAATTCATATCTTTGGGGTTAATCTCAGAATTAATCGTTAATAGAATTGATTCATCCAAGCGTCTGCCTTTATCTATTGAAACAACAATAAACATATGGCAAGAGCCGGAAGATGGAAATACTTGAACGCTTCTTTCTTAAACGTTATATAAAGTATCCAAAGCGAAACTTGTTTCGCTTTAGTTCTATTGCTATGGTATTGGGAATAATTTTATCTGTAGGAATCTTATCTGCGGGATTACATCTTTTTCAGGGTTACGAATCAACCTTAAAGAAGCTACTTTTAGAAAGCTTTGCCCATGTTGGGATTAGCTCATCTGATGGCAGTTTGATGAGCAATGAAGAAACAGAAAATGCCTGTAAAACACTTACAGAACATAATGAAGTTTTAAGCTGTGTTCCAGTGTTACAATTTGCCCTAATGGCTCAGAACAAAGATAAGGTACGGGCTGCCAGCTTAAAATGCTATAAAACCGAAGAAACTGCTCCTTATCATCCATATATAGTTTCTGGAAGACCAAAGATCGCATCTGGTGAAGTGATTGTAGGGCATTATCTGCTAGCTGAGTTAGGATTGGCGCTTGGAGATACTATAAATCTGAACTATCCTAGGTTGGATAATATCACTCCTTTGGGAATACCAAGCACACAATATGATTATATAATTGCAGGCGTATTTCGATCTGGATACTATGAAAATGACCGAAACTTGGTTATATCAACTGTAGAAGATGCTCGTACTTTGATGATGATACCAGAAGGTTTTAGTAGAATTGAGATACTACTTAAAGATGCTGATGAAGCGCCGGTTTTGGCACGATCTTTCATCGAAGAACTGGGCTATGAGTATATGGCGATGCCGTGGAATATTTATGCAGAGAGTTTGTTAAGGTTGGTAACAATAGAAAAGTGGTTGATTTTTATTGTTTTCAGTTTTCTGGTGTTGATAGCGGGGATCAACGTAATATCCACAGTTAGCACTACGATAATAGACAGACAATCTGAGATTGCTGTATTAAAGACTCTCGGTGCTGCTTCACATACGATCAGAAGGCTTTTTGCAATTCGGGTAGGATTGGTGGCGATAATTTCTGTTTTAATTGGGCAGATATTTGGGATTCTGCTTTCTTGGTTGGTTGAGAAACAAACCTTTTATCGTTTGAAAGGAGATGTGTATTTTATCGATACTTTAGGGGCAAACATCACTATACCTAATATATTAATCGTATTCTTGGTTGCAAGTTTATTGATTTTTATCTGTATAATGATACCGCTGAAACAAATTGAGAGATTACAAGTAATTGAGATTATCAGAAAAAAATACGCTTGAGGAATCATGATATTAAAAGCAAGCCATCTTAGCAAAACATACATAGATAGCGATCAGAGAATTGAAGTTCTAAAGGATGCATCATTAGAAGTGAATGCAGGGGAGTTGATTTGTATTACTGGTAAATCTGGATGTGGTAAAAGTACTATGCTACACATAATGGGTCTTTTAGATACACCAGATAGCGGAGACTTGATTATTTGTGATAAATCAATTCAGTCAAACAGCCCTCAAGCATCGTCGATTCGCAACCAAGAGCTTGGTTTTGTATTTCAATTCCACTACCTAATAGATGATCTTACTGCTACAGAAAATGTAGCTTTACCATTACTAATATCTGGAATTAATGAAAGTTCTGCAAAATTAAGGGCTAAAGAACTTTTAGTACTTTTAGGCTTGGAACAGCGCTTGAATAGATACCCAAATCAGCTATCTGGGGGAGAACAACAAAGAGTTAGTTTAGCTCGTGCTCTTGCAAACAAACCCAAATTGGTTCTTGCAGATGAACCTACAGGGAATCTGGATCCCTCACATAGTAATGAGGTATGGGAAATGATAAGAAAGCTGAACCACGATCTAAATCAGGCTTTTGTAATCGTTACACACGATATTGAAGCCTCACGCAAAGCCACAAACAGCTATGAATTAACTGATGGAAGGTTAATACAGCTCAAGGCTTAACATATGCATCGATCACGAAAGTTTCTAATCCTGATCCTAATCCTATTGCTTATCAATGTGATATTTTTCACAATATGGTATCCTTTAGGTGGTAGAAAGCTGGTGAGAAACTTTATTGCAGCAAAAGTGGCGGATACTATAGGGGCAAAAGTACAAATTGGAGATTTGCATATAAGCGACAAACAAATACTAATCCAAGATTTCAGCTATGTCGATAAGGATAGCCAGATAGACTTAAACGTTAAGAGCTTTAGAGTAAGATATAACTTATATAAATTAATCTTATCGGGATTCAAATTAGACAATGTGATATCTACCGTTGAAGTAATAGAGCCCCATGTTAAGTTACGATATTATCATGATTTTACTAAAAAAAGAATCACTAAGAAGCGAAAGAAAGAATTTAAGATACCTGATCTTAGTACCTATTTTAAGCTTATTACATTAGAAAGCGGTTCTCTGGAATCGGATTTATCTTTTAATCTTAAGATGCAAAACGAAGGCATATTAAAAATCGAAGAGAATCTAAAAAATATCCAGCTTCGTATTCAAAATGCTGAAAATACCAAACTCAAATTGAACGCCACGACTTCTTTAGGGGGTAAGGTTTCAGCTGAAGGATCTCTGATTGGAGGCAGAATTGATATAGCTAAAGCTGAGATAGAAGAGTATAAACCTCTTTATTTATCTCATCCCGACATCCAAGATTTTCGAACAGAGATTAATATAGTAGCACATTACAGTGAACCATCAGATTCTTCAAAAGCAGAGTTTTCTGGGAAGGCGCTTATTTGGAACACTTCTGCATTTGCCATCAACCGCCTCCCGGTGCATATTCCTCTTATTAATGCCGAAACAGATGGAAACACTGGTAGCATCAGCATATCTTCAACACGTATAGCGGGAAGTAGCATTGAAGCAAGACTATCAATTCATGATATGCTGGAAGATATTAAGATAGATGGCTCCTATGCAAATATAAGTCTATATGCAGCTGATATTATGCCCCAGTTATCTGGTCTTGTTGAAGGTAGTCTTACTGCATCTGGCAGCATAAATGAGCCTAAGGTTAGACTGTTTGCCAATAGCAATCGTTTTGCATATCGAAACTGGGCGCTTGAAGATATCTCTTTAAGTGCAGATTATGAAGAAAACATCGCTTCAATAAAAGATTTTGATGCTAGATGGCAAAATCAATTCCTTAGCCTTAATGGATCATTTTCTACCCACGACCTTAAGTTTAATGCTTTCTTAGATGTTCAGAACACGGACAGTAAAAATAGTGATTTGAATGCTGAGGGAAAGCTTGCAGTTAATGGCATTATCATTAAACCATATCCTATTGTAAATCTAAGTATTAACGATGTTGATGTAAGATGGCGAGATCTACACTTAAGGTCAATAAACGGCGTCGGATCTATGATTCCTACAAACGAATCTCTATTAGTAGATGTCGATTTAAATTCTGCCGATGGATACAAGCTTGCAGCCGTAGGTGATGTATTAAGTAGACATATAGCTTTGGATGCAGAATTCCACGAGATGGAAGTTTCAAAGGTTTATAATCAAAAAGTTCTAAACATTCTTGCGCCTATAGTTAACGGAAAGCTTGATGCCGTGATGACTGGAAATGACGTATGGTACAAGATGGATGCTAATACCGCTTTTACCCAAAACTATGATTATCAAGGTAAATGGGATATTATTGGCACTGCTGATATAGCTAATCCATCTGTATCTGCTTCTCTAATAACACAAGATGCTCTTTTTAACGGCATGCCTGCCAATATAAGTTTTAATGCTGCTTATTCAGATCAGCAAATCAAAGTATGGTCTTTTGCATTTGAGGATATGCTTAACTTAAGTGCAAAAGTTATGCTTACCGATTTATGGGAAAGCAGTCTAGATATTGCCTTGCGGAATATTGATTCGGCAAAAATTATGCGTTATTATCCAGATGCTTCATACCTTCTTCCAGAATTTAGTTCTCTTAGTTTGTTTGCCCAGTACAATCTACAGAATAGCAAAGAAATTGATTCTTGGGTAAATCTTAAAAATGTAGATTTATTAAGCATAGTGCCCTTAAGCTTGAATTTAAATATAAATGGTACTCCAGAAAACGTAGCTTTCAACGGGATTATAAAAGAAAAGAATAAAACCATGATAAATCTTGATGGATCTGGTTCGCTGAAACCAGCTTTTGGGATAGCATTAAATGCTATATTCAAAGATCTGAAATTGCAAGATTTACTGATACAGAGTAATGGTATAGCATCTCTGAGCGGGAATGTGCAATTAGCCATGGAAAATATCCTTACTGAAAATAAGCAAATGGAAATTGGGGCAGATATCGTGGGCAAAGAAGTGCAGTTTGGAGATTTTAATATTGATCATGCGGTAATTAAAGCCGTACAAAAAAACGAGAGCCTTATAGTAGATTCTCTTTACGTACATGCCAATAATCTTTTCACTGCAAAAGCACATGGTTCATTAGATTATAATGCAATTCAAAACATCTTCTACGAAGGAGATAATACACTGGAACTGGCAATTGAAGGTGAATTTTTCCCTTGGTTGGAAAACCTGACCGATTATATTCAAGAATCACACGGTCTTTCAACGATAAATCTAGTTTTGGGAACATCGGAAGATCAGTTTGAGATTAGCACTGGAGAGTTAAATCTGGATAAGGGCTATATTCACCTTAAGGATCAAGTGGAACCCCTGCGGGATATTCAGATTAAGGGAATCTTTAGCGATAACCGTTTAATGATTCAGAGAGGCACCTTCAGAATGGGCAATGGGCAGTTTTATATAAACAATATTTTTGATAGCGAACCCAGTGATCACTTCATGGTTAGCTTCTTAGATTTGGGTTATTTCCGTATTCTGATAGAACAGCCCGGTATCCAAGCCACTATTCCTGTTGTGTCACCTCCAAAAACTTTAACCAATGTTGCCATAAGTGGACTTGACGGGCGTTATGCTATAGTTCGTGGTCCTTTCGATGATTTGAAAATCGAAGCTCTCGTTACTGCCTCAAATCTGGATATTCTATTTCCTCCC
This genomic interval from Candidatus Cloacimonadota bacterium contains the following:
- a CDS encoding FtsX-like permease family protein, giving the protein MEILERFFLKRYIKYPKRNLFRFSSIAMVLGIILSVGILSAGLHLFQGYESTLKKLLLESFAHVGISSSDGSLMSNEETENACKTLTEHNEVLSCVPVLQFALMAQNKDKVRAASLKCYKTEETAPYHPYIVSGRPKIASGEVIVGHYLLAELGLALGDTINLNYPRLDNITPLGIPSTQYDYIIAGVFRSGYYENDRNLVISTVEDARTLMMIPEGFSRIEILLKDADEAPVLARSFIEELGYEYMAMPWNIYAESLLRLVTIEKWLIFIVFSFLVLIAGINVISTVSTTIIDRQSEIAVLKTLGAASHTIRRLFAIRVGLVAIISVLIGQIFGILLSWLVEKQTFYRLKGDVYFIDTLGANITIPNILIVFLVASLLIFICIMIPLKQIERLQVIEIIRKKYA
- a CDS encoding glycosyltransferase family 2 protein, with amino-acid sequence MLISFVIPVLNEEDSLSQLYTEILANIHDHDYEIILIDDGSTDGSFGIMSQLATNDKNVRVIKFRRNFGKAAALQQGFELAIGDVVFTIDADLQDNPVEIPAFLQKIDEGYDMVSGWKKKRQDPLHKRIPSKLFNSVTARTFKLKLKDYNCGFKAYRNEVVKELNLYGEMHRYIPALVDSLGFRVTEIAVQHRARKYGHSKYGLERYLRGFFDLLTVRMVTHYIKSPLYLFGRVGLISCLMGTGITVYLAIMKIFWGMALSNRPLLLLGILMILGGLQFISLGLISELIVNRIDSSKRLPLSIETTINIWQEPEDGNT
- a CDS encoding DHH family phosphoesterase, which produces MVTKSNLFSKILETRNLKTADLECTLDDLPDEQLFANIDKVALRIHEAIYNNESMIIFGHDDPDGITSTYILYNYLNSCGYQRHSYYIPNRNIESHGIQSNFIEHVKQGAFDLVITVDNGISAYDGIESLKKLGCDIIVTDHHLIQPDMLPDAYAILNPQLPECNYPFKALAGVGVVLMLIRYLAKKWEHHIDPASYFWAAVGSIADKVPMIGINRIIVRYVLENFEQTQDQTVQFLLRNYSRVNTYTDVFNFITYTSRLIANGREEAGQHTALRFILQLSDAKAQLFERLESQKNLWERELNRVFGFLETLSEDFVGNFFVYYDDDGVIPYSLLGTASTFIVNRLGIPTIMLKHHNGNMVCEGRCGEGFNMVEAFTHCKDHLIQFGGHAKAAGFTMLPSAYDNFLECFNAYLSDNFIISEEVSELNYEAECRIEDMDNLTWQSMELLLPWGQKNHEPMLLIKALKQTDLNGNWNLDSGSLHLPREKACDCIALWRSANQIRILKILDS
- a CDS encoding ABC transporter ATP-binding protein; translated protein: MILKASHLSKTYIDSDQRIEVLKDASLEVNAGELICITGKSGCGKSTMLHIMGLLDTPDSGDLIICDKSIQSNSPQASSIRNQELGFVFQFHYLIDDLTATENVALPLLISGINESSAKLRAKELLVLLGLEQRLNRYPNQLSGGEQQRVSLARALANKPKLVLADEPTGNLDPSHSNEVWEMIRKLNHDLNQAFVIVTHDIEASRKATNSYELTDGRLIQLKA
- a CDS encoding phosphatidate cytidylyltransferase, with the protein product MIPLGYRYILGYNRRIAFVILLAALVISLVIEFHRFWQRSFRKTFHRLFGMILRKHELNDFTGATYLLVASLLCVAFFDEPIAAASIAFLSIGDTFAALIGINFGKRRFLRNGKSLEGSLACFASCAIFGLWWLPNPWMAIIGALAATASELCKIPLDDNIKIPVGSALAMTITSLFI